The nucleotide window GACCTAGGCCTTTCATTGTCTACAATGCCTAGTGTCTTGGCTATCTTCTGGTTCAATGTCCACTCCATCGGCCTGGATGCCTGCTTAACCCAGATGTTCTtcatccacaccctctcctcagTAGAATCAGGTGTCCTGGTAGCCATGGCTTTTGACCGCTTGGTAGCTATCTGTGCTCCACTGAACTACACCAGGATCCTGACGCACTCTACTGTCGCCTGCCTTAGTGGAGCTGCTGTCATACGCGGTGCCACCCTGGTGGCCCCTCTGCCTTTCCTCCTCAGGACCTTTCCTTTTTGTGGGGCCAATATCCTCTCACACTCTTATTGCTACTACCCTGATATGCTGAACTTGGCCTGTGGGGACATCATTTTTAGCGGTGTCTATGGATTGGTGTTTGTACTCTTCACATTTGCAGTAGACGTTGTCTTCATCTTAGTTTCATACATGAAGATCTTGGCCACTGTTATAAAGCTGGGGAATCAAGACAGAAACTGGAAATCACTGCATACCTGTGCCTGTCACCTATGCACAGTATTTGTGTTTTACCTGCCCCTCATCAGCTTGGCAGTGCTGCATCACTACACCCAGAACACTTCCCCGATTCTATTCACCAGCATGAGTAATGCCTACCTCCTCATGACACCACTGCTCAACCCTCTTGTCTACAGTCTCAAATCCAGGCAGATCCAGGCTGCTCTGCGCAAGCGATTTTGGGTTCAACGTATTATTGCTGGAGAATGACGTTTTTCTCTATATCAGAAGAGAGAACCGATTTAAAAAGTGCTGTTCAGGATCTGCTATGTGCCGAATAGTATGTTAGGCACCatgaattcaaaaataaaaagactcagGCCTTTCCGCTAATTTAACTATGCAGGGAAAGAGAAGCAGAGGGCTTAAATAAATGATCATAACTGATCATGAGTGATGACTGTTTGGTAGTGGTAAGGAGAAATGGCAACAGAAACTCAAGTTCAGTGTTTTTGGTGTATGAGTTGCATGAAATCATGTATTCACAACTGCTAAATTGAAGTGTATGATGCtggattttaaaagatcaaaGAGGGGCTGATTTTACTGAGAAAAACAAGATTTCACCTGATTCTTAATTGCCCATGTTGTTTAAGTTGAagcattataaaattttaaattggtgATAAATTTATGACTATATGCTTAATAGTTTTGGCCATTTCTTAGGGTTGGAGTACTAGTTGATATCTCAACCTGATGGTTTTTAACCAAAAATAAAGGAGctgtatgaaaataaataatatataagaatGTGAGAAATGGTTATTCTTACTCATCGTCCTACTTCATTCAGAATTCATACtttttttggattttgtttgGTTTCTCACTCCGTACTGAGAATATATAGGGCTACATTTCATCTTCTGAAACAAGGATTCAACTCCTTTCTCtaattttccaaaaggaaaaatgaattattCTCTTGGGGTCAACTCTTGAGGTTAgtcataaataaatgaagacttGTCTTGCTGAATTAGCTTAGGAAACAAATAAAAGACTTACTTGTCAATCGGAATGAATAAACATACAATAGCTTTAGCAAGAATTTCAAACTAATTTACAGAAGTTCTAAGTAAATTTCAAAATGATCTCTAaagtaatcaaaatatttttcatatttgccTAGCATGTTTAGTAAGACATCAGAGACATACAGAAGGCAAAACTATAATATTCATATAGCTTCCATTCTATTAATGAAAATCATGGAACAGCAGCAGACCATGCAcctaaatataattaattaattggaGACTCAgtttaaattatgtaaattagGTGTAAAGTAAACTAGTGAAGACTGGGTTTATTAGAAACTTCTGCCTGCAAGACTGAAAAGATCatgaaaacaaagaccatggaaACTTAATATCTATCTCAATTTCAAAAGCATTCATCTACCTGAAATCTGTTATATATTAACAGAATAGAgggagtaaaatatatataaatgtataatcttTGATCTTACTGAGAGGTCATTTGAGAAATATCATGAGTACCctcaaaacataaaatgaaattctgattCTTAGTATGTTTCTAcaagttttaaaatctgatttaacatttttctttattgagtCTTTCCACTCAAAAGCGTTTTAACTCTGACAGTCTTAAGTATGATGATAGGGAAATAGGGATCATTTCTCTGCATTGTTCCATTTTTTTGAAGACTGCAGATAAATTTCCTTTGAGGAACTCCTTAGCTCGTTGTACAGCTTGAGTGAGACCAATAATAacagtattttaataaattcctCTCCTGACTTTTCAACTGCAGAgattaaaaactgaagaaaaaaattctccCCCTTTACATAGTATGCTATAAAGAGTTTAAGATCACTGTTTCTACTGGACAGTGAAGGGACACAAAACCATTTACAGAACATCTTCCCCAGTTATGTGATTATCtacattagggggaaaaaaaaatgagtgtaaAACAAGATAGAAGCAGATATGAAGGatagcttcagaaagaaaaagggacATAATGACATTGAGTGCTAAAGCTTGGTCCCTAAGATCCTTTAATTTAATCTGTGCCCC belongs to Bos indicus x Bos taurus breed Angus x Brahman F1 hybrid chromosome 15, Bos_hybrid_MaternalHap_v2.0, whole genome shotgun sequence and includes:
- the LOC113904771 gene encoding olfactory receptor 51H1-like; translation: MWSFNHTVSNWPTFSFIGIPGLEAAQIWISIPFCLLYLLALMGNALLLILVKAEHNLHEPQFYFLAVLALTDLGLSLSTMPSVLAIFWFNVHSIGLDACLTQMFFIHTLSSVESGVLVAMAFDRLVAICAPLNYTRILTHSTVACLSGAAVIRGATLVAPLPFLLRTFPFCGANILSHSYCYYPDMLNLACGDIIFSGVYGLVFVLFTFAVDVVFILVSYMKILATVIKLGNQDRNWKSLHTCACHLCTVFVFYLPLISLAVLHHYTQNTSPILFTSMSNAYLLMTPLLNPLVYSLKSRQIQAALRKRFWVQRIIAGE